A single genomic interval of Calypte anna isolate BGI_N300 chromosome 3, bCalAnn1_v1.p, whole genome shotgun sequence harbors:
- the GPR63 gene encoding probable G-protein coupled receptor 63 translates to MVFSAMLTLAHSGTSNATFIVYENAYTNFTTPQFLLRSGTTQPLRYSSGAVLTTERNTFLINATTILPSQEVFKSLSLPLQIILSAAMIFILLVSFLGNFVVCLMVYQKAAMRSAINILLASLAFADMLLAVLNMPFALITIITTQWIFGDIFCRVSAMFFWLFVIEGVAILLIISIDRFLIIVQRQDKLNPYRAKILIVISWAASFVVAFPLSVGNPNLQIPSRAPQCVFGYSTSPGYRAYVIVILLFSFFIPFLVMLYSFMGILNTVRHNAVRIHSHPDSICLSQASKLGLMSLQRPFQMNIDMSFKTRAFTTILILFLVFIVCWAPFTTYSLIATFNSHFYYKHNFFEISTWLLWLCYLKSALNPLIYYWRIKKFHDACLDLMPKYFKFLPQLPGHTRRRIRPSAIYVCGEHRSVV, encoded by the coding sequence ATGGTTTTCTCAGCAATGTTGACGCTGGCCCACTCTGGGACCTCAAATGCTACTTTTATTGTTTATGAAAATGCTTATACGAATTTTACCACTCCCCAGTTCTTGCTTCGTAGTGGCACAACGCAGCCACTGAGATATAGTTCAGGTGCTGTGCTCACCACTGAGAGAAATACTTTTCTGATAAATGCTACCACTATCCTACCGTCGCAGGAAGTTTTCAAGAGCTTGAGTTTGCCACTCCAGATCATTCTTTCTGCTGCTATGATATTTATCCTCTTGGTTTCATTCCTTGGGAACTTTGTTGTCTGCCTCATGGTCTACCAGAAGGCAGCCATGCGATCAGCAATTAACATCCTCTTAGCAAGCCTGGCTTTTGCAGAcatgctgctggcagtgctgaacATGCCCTTTGCTCTGATAACAATCATTACCACTCAGTGGATTTTTGGGGATATATTTTGCAGAGTCTCTGCCATgttcttttggctttttgtcATAGAAGGGGTAGCCATTCTTCTTATAATTAGTATTGACCGATTTCTTATCATAGTTCAGAGGCAAGATAAGCTGAATCCTTACCGTGCAAAGATTCTCATCGTGATTTCCTGGGCAGCATCCtttgttgttgcttttccaTTATCAGTAGGGAATCCTAATCTGCAGATACCCTCGAGAGCACCTCAGTGTGTTTTTGGCTACTCTACAAGCCCAGGTTACCGAGCCTATGTGATAGTTatcttgctgttttctttttttattccgTTCCTGGTAATGCTGTATTCTTTTATGGGCATACTCAACACCGTCCGCCACAATGCAGTTCGTATCCACAGCCACCCTGATAGCATATGCCTCAGCCAGGCCAGTAAACTTGGTCTCATGAGCTTACAGAGACCTTTTCAGATGAACATTGATATGAGCTTTAAAACTCGTGCCTTCACAACCATCTTGATTTTGTTCCTTGTCTTCATAGTCTGTTGGGCACCCTTCACCACTTACAGCCTTATTGCCACATTCAACAGCCACTTCTACTACAAGCACAACTTTTTCGAGATAAGCACCTGGCTCCTTTGGCTCTGCTACCTCAAATCTGCACTGAACCCACTGATTTACTACTGGAGGATTAAGAAGTTTCATGATGCATGCTTGGACTTGATGCCCAAATACTTCAAGTTTTTGCCACAGCTACCTGGCCACACAAGGCGGCGCATTCGACCCAGTGCCATCTATGTGTGTGGAGAGCATCGGTCAGTTGTGTGA